The following coding sequences lie in one Niabella agricola genomic window:
- a CDS encoding single-stranded DNA-binding protein, with amino-acid sequence MRGVNRVMLIGNLGKDPDVQLLEGNIAVAKFPLATTETFKDRTGKLISQTEWHTVVLWRGLAELAQKFLRKASLVYIEGRLRTRSWEDKDGTKKYVTEVVGENLIMLDKKTEGIPSPDEHSSNTGPEGFDLHPFS; translated from the coding sequence ATGAGAGGCGTTAATAGAGTTATGCTGATTGGAAATTTAGGAAAAGACCCGGATGTACAATTGTTAGAAGGCAATATCGCTGTGGCCAAGTTTCCGCTGGCCACTACCGAAACCTTTAAAGACCGCACCGGCAAATTGATTTCACAAACTGAATGGCACACCGTTGTATTGTGGCGCGGACTAGCAGAACTGGCCCAGAAATTCCTGCGCAAGGCCAGTCTGGTTTATATTGAGGGCAGGCTGCGAACCCGTAGCTGGGAGGATAAGGACGGCACCAAGAAATATGTGACGGAAGTGGTGGGCGAGAACCTGATCATGCTGGACAAAAAAACAGAAGGCATTCCTTCGCCCGATGAGCATAGCAGCAATACGGGGCCGGAGGGGTTTGATCTGCACCCTTTTTCATAA
- a CDS encoding HU family DNA-binding protein, with protein MRKADLVNKISDKTGIPKVDVLVTLETMFKEVKDTLASGENIYIRGFGSFITKKRAAKIGRNIKKNVAVHIPEHYIPAFKPAKEFTAEVKKLVEPKPDTGPGEDADD; from the coding sequence ATGCGAAAAGCAGACTTAGTAAATAAGATCTCAGACAAAACCGGTATTCCAAAGGTTGATGTGCTTGTTACTTTGGAAACGATGTTTAAAGAAGTAAAGGATACACTTGCTTCTGGAGAGAACATCTACATCAGGGGCTTTGGCAGTTTCATAACCAAAAAAAGAGCTGCTAAGATCGGCCGGAACATTAAAAAGAATGTAGCGGTTCATATTCCGGAACATTATATCCCTGCCTTTAAACCCGCAAAAGAATTTACCGCTGAGGTAAAAAAACTCGTTGAACCTAAACCGGATACCGGTCCGGGCGAAGATGCGGATGATTAG
- a CDS encoding tetratricopeptide repeat protein: MKKPQVITIAIAVVAIVLLLAFGRTTPKAGPKPAAGETAQEHDHADHEETADGFSIDTVLAMSKKELPVDQALRLDLLEQSITRGDVLKQKLDVYHQLAHFWKDTAKAFIPYAWFTAESARLENSEKSLNFAAQIFLGQLPQVENAQTRHWMAEQAKDLFEKVLSVNPANDSAKVGLGATYLYGGIGTPMEGIGKIRAVVEKDSTNVYAQMTLATASLMSGQKQKAQERLETVLKLQPQNIQAILMLGDLYEKDGNKDQAIQWYSKAVKLVQRADIKTELEKRIEALKK, encoded by the coding sequence TTGAAGAAACCTCAGGTAATAACAATCGCTATAGCGGTGGTGGCAATCGTGCTACTGCTGGCTTTTGGGCGTACTACCCCCAAAGCAGGTCCGAAACCGGCTGCCGGAGAAACGGCGCAGGAACATGATCATGCGGATCATGAGGAAACTGCGGATGGGTTTTCTATTGATACAGTGCTTGCGATGTCGAAAAAGGAACTTCCTGTGGACCAGGCGTTACGGCTCGATCTGCTGGAACAAAGCATCACTCGCGGTGATGTTCTGAAACAGAAACTGGATGTATATCATCAGTTGGCTCATTTCTGGAAAGACACAGCAAAAGCTTTTATTCCTTATGCCTGGTTCACAGCTGAATCCGCAAGGTTGGAAAATTCCGAAAAAAGTCTCAACTTTGCAGCCCAAATCTTCCTGGGCCAGCTGCCTCAGGTTGAAAATGCACAAACCCGTCATTGGATGGCTGAGCAGGCAAAAGACCTGTTTGAGAAGGTATTGTCTGTAAACCCCGCCAATGATTCGGCAAAAGTGGGCTTGGGGGCAACCTATCTTTACGGGGGTATCGGTACTCCGATGGAAGGTATTGGAAAAATCAGGGCTGTAGTTGAAAAAGACAGTACCAATGTTTATGCGCAGATGACACTGGCCACGGCTTCCCTTATGAGTGGTCAAAAGCAGAAAGCGCAGGAACGCCTGGAAACTGTATTGAAATTGCAGCCGCAAAATATCCAGGCAATCCTGATGCTTGGAGATCTATACGAAAAGGATGGTAATAAAGACCAGGCGATACAGTGGTACTCAAAAGCTGTAAAGCTGGTGCAGAGAGCGGATATCAAGACAGAGCTGGAAAAGCGGATTGAAGCATTAAAGAAATAA
- a CDS encoding YqgE/AlgH family protein, translating to MSINSGTVLISTPAMDDPNFRQAVLLITEYNTAGAMGFIMNKPFPRKFNELVEFRHCAAFPLFEGGPVDQEHLFFIHRCPDLIQEGIPVDASVYSGGNFKQAVAHINQHSPAEQDLKLLIGYCGWDTGELETEIKEGFWQIAPCSPDLLFSDTKTLWHTLYINKVQP from the coding sequence ATGAGCATCAATTCCGGCACCGTATTGATCAGTACCCCGGCTATGGACGATCCCAACTTCCGGCAGGCCGTACTGCTGATCACCGAATATAATACAGCCGGTGCTATGGGTTTTATAATGAACAAACCTTTTCCAAGAAAATTTAACGAGCTGGTAGAGTTTCGTCATTGTGCCGCGTTTCCTTTATTTGAAGGCGGACCGGTTGACCAGGAGCATCTGTTCTTTATCCATCGCTGTCCCGATCTGATACAAGAGGGGATACCCGTTGATGCTTCCGTTTACTCCGGAGGGAATTTCAAGCAGGCAGTGGCCCATATCAACCAACACTCCCCTGCTGAACAGGATCTGAAATTATTGATCGGTTATTGCGGATGGGATACCGGCGAACTTGAAACGGAAATAAAAGAAGGCTTTTGGCAGATCGCACCCTGTTCACCGGATCTTCTTTTCTCCGATACAAAAACGCTTTGGCACACGCTGTATATAAACAAGGTGCAGCCATAA
- a CDS encoding DUF1501 domain-containing protein: MNKKSASFFNKKQTGPGLLIKRKEFIQLGSLATASLMMPKFLKALENPVAVPAGNKVVVVLQLSGGNDGLNTVIPVRNDIYYKLRPGLGIQRDKTLSLTDEVALHPSLTALKGLYDEGNMAILNNVGYPNPDRSHFRSMDIWHSASQSNEYWNNGWIGRYLDAQCQGCDKPTQALEVDDVLSLALKGEQNNALAVKDPRRLFGTSNEKYFREINKNHGGDHHDEKPVDYLYKTLAETMSSADYIFKQSRMHPSSGSYPNTELGSGLKTIASLIFSDINTKVYYISLGSFDTHVGQDGQQGRLFTQMSEAIKAFTDDLKKNGRMEDVLLFTFSEFGRRVAQNASNGTDHGTANNMFLISGGLKKKGILNAMPDLEDLNQGDLKYNVDFKNVYATILEKWLAADSSRILKARYNTMDFI; this comes from the coding sequence ATGAACAAAAAAAGCGCTTCTTTCTTCAACAAAAAACAAACGGGCCCCGGCCTGCTGATCAAACGTAAGGAATTCATACAGCTGGGTTCTTTGGCAACGGCTTCACTGATGATGCCCAAGTTTCTGAAGGCACTGGAAAACCCGGTTGCCGTGCCGGCAGGTAACAAAGTAGTAGTGGTATTGCAACTGAGTGGCGGCAACGACGGGTTAAATACGGTAATACCGGTGCGTAATGATATTTATTACAAGCTGCGGCCGGGCCTGGGGATACAACGGGATAAAACACTTTCCCTTACAGATGAAGTGGCGCTACACCCTTCGCTTACTGCCTTAAAGGGATTGTATGATGAAGGGAATATGGCGATCCTGAATAACGTAGGATACCCGAATCCTGATCGCTCGCATTTCCGCAGCATGGACATCTGGCACTCGGCCAGTCAGAGCAATGAATACTGGAACAATGGCTGGATCGGCCGTTATCTCGATGCTCAATGCCAGGGCTGCGATAAGCCCACGCAGGCGCTGGAGGTGGATGACGTGCTAAGCCTGGCACTGAAAGGTGAGCAGAACAATGCGCTGGCAGTAAAAGACCCGCGTCGTTTGTTTGGAACCTCCAATGAAAAATATTTCCGGGAGATCAATAAAAATCATGGAGGCGATCATCACGATGAAAAGCCCGTGGATTACCTGTATAAAACACTGGCGGAGACCATGTCTTCTGCGGATTATATTTTTAAGCAAAGCCGGATGCATCCTTCATCAGGATCCTACCCCAATACTGAATTGGGAAGCGGACTGAAAACGATTGCATCGCTTATTTTCTCTGATATCAATACCAAAGTGTATTATATTTCACTGGGTAGTTTTGACACGCACGTAGGCCAGGACGGGCAGCAGGGACGACTGTTTACCCAGATGAGCGAGGCCATAAAAGCGTTTACCGATGACCTGAAAAAGAACGGCCGGATGGAAGATGTGCTGTTGTTTACCTTTTCGGAATTCGGAAGACGTGTGGCTCAGAATGCCAGTAACGGAACCGATCATGGCACGGCTAACAATATGTTCCTGATCAGCGGTGGATTGAAAAAGAAGGGTATCTTAAATGCCATGCCCGACCTCGAGGACCTGAATCAGGGGGATCTGAAATACAATGTCGACTTTAAAAACGTATACGCTACCATCCTTGAAAAATGGCTGGCTGCAGATTCATCCCGGATCCTGAAAGCGCGGTATAATACAATGGATTTTATTTAG
- the mutY gene encoding A/G-specific adenine glycosylase: MIHNLFSHYLIDWNRNKNKREMPWKGVKDPYKIWLSEIILQQTRVDQGLKYYENFITNFPAVQDLAAADEKKVFKLWEGLGYYSRCKNLIHTARVISSERNGRFPDTYEAILELKGIGPYTAAAIASFAFDLPHAVIDGNVFRVLARVFGIREAIDTTAGKKIITALAEQLLDKENPGEYNQAIMDFGATVCKPANPDCEQCPFKNDCTAYKEDIVGLLPVKIKRTAVRTRYFYFFLPQYRNAWPVRERLDKDIWQHLYEFPLIEKKEETGSAAIVAAAIKKGWIPKGTAVIISPVHSQKLSHQLIKAVFISYRLNEKNPRFENYNWVKAAVLKTLPFPKTITQYFDKTGAGIFN; this comes from the coding sequence TTGATCCATAATCTTTTTTCTCATTATTTAATCGACTGGAACCGAAATAAAAACAAACGGGAAATGCCCTGGAAGGGCGTTAAAGATCCCTATAAAATTTGGTTAAGCGAAATTATTTTGCAGCAAACACGTGTAGATCAAGGTTTAAAGTATTACGAAAATTTTATCACCAACTTTCCGGCCGTTCAGGACCTCGCAGCGGCCGATGAAAAAAAAGTATTCAAACTGTGGGAGGGCCTTGGTTATTATTCCCGCTGCAAAAACCTGATACACACAGCACGTGTAATCAGTTCGGAACGAAACGGGCGGTTTCCGGATACTTATGAGGCCATCCTGGAATTAAAAGGAATCGGACCCTATACAGCTGCTGCAATCGCATCCTTTGCCTTTGATCTTCCGCATGCAGTCATCGATGGCAATGTTTTCCGGGTCCTCGCACGGGTTTTCGGCATCCGGGAAGCGATAGACACTACAGCGGGGAAAAAGATCATTACCGCATTGGCAGAACAGTTGCTGGATAAAGAAAATCCGGGTGAATACAACCAGGCCATTATGGATTTTGGCGCAACGGTTTGTAAACCCGCCAACCCAGATTGTGAGCAATGCCCGTTTAAAAATGATTGCACTGCTTATAAGGAAGACATTGTCGGACTACTGCCGGTAAAAATAAAACGGACCGCTGTTCGTACCCGTTACTTCTATTTTTTCCTGCCGCAATACCGGAACGCGTGGCCTGTAAGAGAACGGCTCGATAAAGACATCTGGCAACATCTTTATGAATTTCCGCTGATTGAAAAAAAGGAAGAAACCGGTTCGGCAGCAATCGTTGCCGCAGCGATTAAAAAAGGTTGGATTCCAAAAGGAACGGCCGTTATCATAAGTCCGGTCCATAGCCAAAAACTCAGCCACCAGCTTATAAAGGCCGTTTTTATTTCCTACAGGCTTAATGAAAAAAATCCCCGGTTTGAAAACTATAACTGGGTCAAGGCTGCTGTTTTAAAAACCCTGCCTTTTCCCAAAACCATTACCCAGTATTTTGATAAAACCGGGGCTGGAATATTCAACTGA
- a CDS encoding YtxH domain-containing protein, with product MNKLVTGFALGLIVGILYAPDKGTATRRRIADKGNDLKDQFADFIDSVASRFEDRADDFEEYVHDETENLKAESI from the coding sequence ATGAATAAGCTTGTTACAGGTTTTGCCCTTGGCCTCATCGTTGGTATTTTGTATGCCCCGGATAAAGGAACCGCCACCCGCCGGCGTATTGCAGATAAGGGAAATGATCTTAAGGATCAGTTCGCAGATTTTATTGACAGCGTTGCCAGCCGATTCGAAGACCGGGCGGATGATTTTGAAGAGTATGTTCATGATGAAACCGAAAATCTGAAGGCTGAAAGTATTTAA
- a CDS encoding Rne/Rng family ribonuclease — translation MNKDLIINATPTGVDIALLENNKLVELHSEKTDSRFAVGDLYLGKVKKLMPGLNAAFIDLGYEKDAFLHYTDLSPYVKSLLKFTTQAMNQSGDQGMDFSKFEIEPEIIKTGKITEVLSGKPHILVQILKEPIAAKGPRLSCELSLPGRYIVITPFNNIVAVSKKIHSSEERKRLQKIVEAVKPRNFGVIVRTAAEGKNTAELYEDLTNLVNSWKTIEQNLKGAVAPAKILSEQNKTNSILRDLLNADFNRIIVNSKSIYTETKQYIQKIAPEKAEIVSLYQSPGGIFDSFGITKQVKASFGKTVNLNSGAYLIIEHTEALHVIDVNSGYKNVSNNQEQNALATNLEAAEEISRQLRLRDIGGIIVVDFIDMKQAENKRTLYEKMEEFMKADRARHSVLPISKFGLMQITRQRMRPEVNINTQEICPTCNGTGKIASSLILEDEIEKNLSYLITHKHKDLKLVVNPIVFAYLTKGFWFNSKLAKWNKKFGQKIKLEQNSTYQLVEYRFFNSEEEEIKM, via the coding sequence ATGAATAAAGACCTTATTATTAACGCCACCCCTACGGGAGTGGATATAGCGCTACTTGAAAATAACAAACTGGTAGAGCTACATAGTGAAAAAACGGATTCCCGTTTTGCAGTTGGCGATCTTTACCTGGGCAAGGTAAAGAAACTGATGCCCGGGTTAAACGCAGCATTTATTGATCTGGGATACGAAAAGGACGCATTCCTGCACTACACAGACCTGAGCCCTTATGTAAAATCCCTGCTGAAATTTACCACGCAGGCGATGAACCAAAGCGGCGACCAGGGCATGGATTTTTCAAAGTTTGAGATTGAACCGGAGATTATTAAAACCGGTAAGATCACCGAGGTATTGAGTGGCAAGCCCCATATCCTGGTTCAGATTTTGAAGGAGCCCATTGCGGCCAAAGGACCAAGGCTAAGCTGTGAACTTTCGTTGCCGGGCAGGTATATTGTCATTACCCCGTTTAACAATATTGTGGCGGTTTCCAAGAAGATCCATTCTTCCGAGGAGCGGAAACGGCTGCAAAAAATTGTGGAAGCCGTAAAGCCCCGGAACTTTGGTGTAATTGTCCGCACCGCTGCTGAAGGAAAAAATACGGCGGAGCTGTATGAAGACCTCACCAACCTGGTAAACTCCTGGAAAACGATCGAGCAGAATCTGAAAGGGGCAGTAGCGCCAGCCAAGATCCTGAGCGAGCAGAACAAAACCAACAGCATTTTAAGAGACCTGCTCAATGCGGACTTTAACCGCATTATTGTAAACTCGAAGAGTATTTATACCGAAACCAAACAATACATCCAGAAGATTGCGCCGGAAAAGGCTGAAATCGTTTCGCTGTATCAGAGCCCCGGTGGTATTTTTGATTCTTTTGGCATTACCAAACAGGTTAAAGCCTCGTTTGGAAAAACGGTGAACCTGAACAGTGGTGCCTACCTGATCATTGAGCATACCGAGGCCCTGCATGTGATTGATGTAAACAGCGGTTACAAGAATGTAAGCAATAACCAGGAACAGAATGCACTGGCCACGAACCTGGAGGCTGCAGAAGAAATATCGCGACAGCTGCGGTTGCGGGATATTGGTGGCATTATTGTGGTGGACTTTATCGATATGAAGCAGGCCGAAAACAAACGGACCCTCTATGAAAAAATGGAGGAATTCATGAAGGCAGACCGCGCCCGTCACTCGGTGCTTCCTATTTCAAAATTCGGACTCATGCAGATCACCCGGCAGCGCATGCGCCCGGAGGTGAATATCAACACCCAGGAAATTTGTCCCACCTGTAACGGCACCGGTAAAATTGCTTCATCGCTGATTCTGGAAGACGAGATCGAAAAGAACCTGAGTTATCTGATTACACATAAACATAAAGACCTGAAGCTGGTGGTAAACCCCATTGTGTTTGCTTACCTGACCAAGGGTTTCTGGTTTAACAGCAAACTGGCTAAGTGGAATAAGAAATTCGGGCAAAAAATTAAACTGGAACAGAACAGCACCTACCAGCTGGTAGAATACCGGTTCTTTAACAGCGAGGAGGAAGAGATTAAAATGTAA
- the gldE gene encoding gliding motility-associated protein GldE, translating to MKTLSDVFIFLDVVQGQLPVGIQNATLLVATLVVLVIISFSIAGSQAAIFSLDEKDIDVLKTKQQPSAKRILNLLEEPKEVFTSMLIAKTLVNICTIVLANYLINYYVPAQYLDTTWGIFLKFAVIAFAILFLVEIFPRVWATQNNLRFAFEWPVLIMIVEGIYLSLRRISRWTVAVADGFGRTVGANKVEETNIQQIDETIDIQTDEVSPEEKNIMKGIVKFGKISVKKVMRNRLYVSGVAYDTPFEELIRQVGDLHYSRLPVYKGSLDEIAGVLNIKDLVPYLDDGSEIKDWHTKIRAPYFVPETKLIEDLLLDFQKKRIHFAVVVDEFGGTSGIVTMEDIIEEVVGEVKDEFDDEDLLINKIDDNNYIFEGRTMLHDMCKALKLPIETFDEVRGDSESLGGLINELSGELTHAGDVVRTGDFEFTVMETEKNRVKTAKVTINHTFNGR from the coding sequence TTGAAAACCCTATCTGACGTATTTATATTTTTAGATGTTGTACAGGGGCAGCTCCCTGTTGGCATACAGAATGCAACACTGCTGGTGGCGACACTGGTGGTGCTGGTGATTATCTCTTTTTCCATTGCCGGTTCGCAAGCGGCCATTTTTTCGCTGGATGAAAAAGATATCGATGTATTAAAAACTAAACAGCAGCCGTCCGCAAAAAGAATCCTGAACCTGCTGGAAGAGCCCAAGGAGGTTTTTACTTCCATGCTGATTGCCAAAACCCTGGTCAATATCTGTACCATCGTTTTAGCCAATTACCTGATCAACTACTATGTGCCGGCACAGTACCTGGATACCACCTGGGGCATTTTCCTGAAATTTGCCGTCATTGCTTTCGCCATTCTTTTCCTGGTTGAAATCTTTCCACGTGTATGGGCTACTCAAAACAACCTGCGCTTTGCATTTGAATGGCCCGTGCTTATTATGATCGTTGAAGGCATTTACCTTTCCCTGAGAAGGATCAGCCGATGGACCGTTGCCGTGGCCGATGGCTTTGGCCGAACGGTGGGCGCCAATAAGGTGGAGGAAACCAATATCCAGCAAATTGATGAAACCATTGATATTCAAACGGACGAGGTAAGCCCTGAAGAAAAGAATATCATGAAGGGGATCGTGAAGTTTGGAAAGATCTCCGTAAAAAAAGTAATGCGGAACCGTCTCTATGTAAGTGGTGTAGCATACGATACTCCTTTTGAAGAGCTGATCCGGCAGGTAGGTGATCTGCATTACTCGCGCCTCCCCGTTTATAAAGGCAGCCTGGATGAAATTGCCGGCGTATTAAACATCAAAGATCTGGTACCCTATCTCGATGATGGATCCGAAATCAAAGACTGGCATACTAAAATACGTGCCCCTTATTTTGTGCCGGAAACCAAACTGATCGAAGACCTGTTACTGGATTTCCAGAAAAAGCGCATTCATTTTGCCGTAGTGGTGGATGAATTTGGCGGAACCAGCGGCATCGTTACCATGGAGGATATTATTGAAGAAGTAGTGGGTGAAGTAAAAGACGAATTTGATGATGAAGACCTGCTGATCAACAAGATCGACGACAATAATTATATTTTTGAAGGGCGTACCATGCTGCACGATATGTGTAAAGCATTAAAATTACCCATTGAAACATTTGATGAAGTAAGGGGCGATAGTGAATCGCTGGGCGGGCTGATCAATGAACTTTCCGGCGAGCTTACCCATGCCGGCGATGTAGTACGAACCGGCGACTTTGAATTTACCGTAATGGAAACGGAAAAGAACCGGGTAAAAACGGCAAAAGTTACGATTAACCATACCTTTAACGGACGTTGA
- a CDS encoding glycosyltransferase has product MNPTQQKKQVLVAPLDWGLGHTTRCIPIIYELIKQGAEVIAAGNEVQCGLLQKEFPQIRCLHLEGYNVRYTAKRSGFLFNLLKQVPSIWKTIRYEHRWLQSVVRKYNIHGVISDNRFGLYHTNVPTVFITHQLRVKNPLGRGMETVSQWINYRWIEKFSRCWIPDYPAAPGLAGDLSHPALMPAIPFEYLGLLSRMQPQKAEVSKETILVVLSGPEPQRSLFEQTVCNQLQSLKIASILVRGLPNGGGSRLPELPFTQVYDHLPAAALNRLICNAAYVVCRSGYSSIMDLQAVGARCILVPTPGQTEQEYLAQLLDRQHLAVTSSQEDFQLEALLEKAQKLRYAEPPGNRADLEQAVERFLNDCGGTIHSRKMIQDGRL; this is encoded by the coding sequence ATGAACCCGACACAGCAAAAAAAGCAGGTCCTGGTGGCTCCGCTCGATTGGGGACTTGGTCATACAACGAGATGCATACCAATAATTTACGAGCTTATTAAACAGGGTGCGGAGGTCATAGCCGCCGGTAATGAAGTGCAATGCGGATTATTGCAAAAGGAATTCCCGCAGATCCGCTGTCTGCACCTGGAGGGCTATAATGTACGGTATACTGCCAAACGAAGCGGCTTTCTTTTTAATCTGCTCAAACAGGTTCCGTCTATATGGAAAACAATCCGGTATGAGCATCGCTGGCTGCAATCCGTCGTAAGAAAATACAATATTCATGGTGTGATCAGTGACAATCGTTTTGGTCTGTATCATACAAACGTGCCCACTGTTTTTATTACACACCAGTTGCGGGTAAAAAATCCACTGGGCCGGGGAATGGAAACTGTTTCACAATGGATCAATTACCGGTGGATCGAAAAATTTTCGCGTTGCTGGATTCCCGATTACCCTGCGGCACCCGGGCTCGCGGGCGACCTTTCGCATCCGGCGCTAATGCCGGCAATACCTTTTGAATACCTGGGGCTGCTTTCAAGAATGCAACCGCAAAAAGCGGAAGTCTCAAAAGAAACGATCCTGGTTGTTTTATCGGGTCCCGAACCACAGCGATCCCTTTTTGAACAAACTGTTTGCAATCAGCTGCAATCGCTTAAAATAGCCAGCATACTGGTAAGAGGGCTGCCCAATGGTGGTGGATCACGGCTTCCGGAACTGCCCTTTACGCAGGTATATGATCACCTGCCGGCGGCAGCCCTGAACCGGCTTATTTGTAATGCCGCATATGTTGTTTGCAGAAGCGGCTATAGTTCGATAATGGATCTGCAGGCAGTGGGCGCCCGGTGTATCCTGGTACCTACACCCGGGCAAACGGAGCAGGAATACCTGGCTCAGTTACTGGACCGGCAGCACCTCGCTGTAACCAGCTCACAGGAAGACTTTCAACTGGAAGCGTTGCTCGAAAAAGCTCAAAAGCTTCGCTACGCTGAACCGCCTGGCAACCGCGCCGACTTGGAGCAGGCTGTGGAGCGCTTTTTAAATGACTGTGGCGGAACCATCCATTCCAGGAAAATGATACAGGATGGCCGCTTATGA
- a CDS encoding SixA phosphatase family protein — MKTLIIIRHAKAEQGFGKDIERKLTDRGQRNATKMAALLKAKGYHIDRLFSSNSERTMQTTRIFAETLDIPGDHIRYFEGLYLADVLGITETIEWLREGENIQTLAIVAHNPGVTNFVNDLTHAGIDSLPTCGIAIMEVDMNDWSNFEAAKKNLVTTFSPKD; from the coding sequence ATGAAAACATTGATTATCATCCGGCATGCGAAGGCCGAGCAGGGTTTTGGAAAAGATATAGAGCGAAAGCTGACCGACAGGGGCCAGCGCAACGCCACAAAAATGGCGGCACTGCTTAAGGCAAAGGGATACCATATCGACCGGCTCTTTTCCAGTAATTCGGAACGGACCATGCAAACGACCCGGATCTTTGCAGAAACCCTGGATATCCCCGGTGATCATATCCGCTATTTCGAAGGCCTTTACCTGGCCGACGTGCTGGGTATTACAGAAACCATTGAGTGGTTAAGAGAAGGGGAAAACATCCAAACACTGGCCATTGTAGCCCATAATCCGGGTGTAACAAATTTTGTAAATGATCTGACCCACGCTGGCATCGATAGCCTGCCTACTTGCGGTATTGCGATAATGGAAGTGGATATGAATGACTGGAGTAATTTTGAGGCTGCTAAAAAAAACCTGGTAACAACGTTTTCTCCCAAAGATTGA
- a CDS encoding DUF3109 family protein: protein MIVIDNKLISDDVIEKQFVCDLSKCKGGCCEDGDAGAPLDATELKLTEEYYEIVKPYLPAPAIEVIEKKGKYVYDEEFGWVTPTLPSDNEICVYAYREPDGLIKCAFEQAYNEGKIPWKKPISCHLYPIISYKGKHGDYERLNYEPRKKMCSPACKLGASLQVPVYKFLKEPLTRKYGQEFYDVLDQIANRNQDNKEQ from the coding sequence GTGATCGTTATCGACAATAAACTCATCAGCGATGATGTGATTGAAAAGCAGTTTGTATGCGACCTGTCTAAATGTAAGGGCGGCTGCTGCGAAGACGGAGATGCGGGTGCGCCCCTGGATGCAACAGAATTGAAGCTGACAGAGGAATACTACGAAATCGTTAAACCCTACCTGCCTGCACCGGCCATCGAAGTGATTGAAAAAAAGGGCAAATATGTGTACGATGAGGAGTTTGGATGGGTAACCCCTACCCTTCCCAGCGACAACGAGATCTGCGTATATGCGTACCGGGAGCCGGACGGCCTCATCAAATGCGCTTTTGAACAGGCGTATAATGAAGGCAAGATCCCCTGGAAAAAGCCCATTAGTTGCCACCTGTACCCCATAATTTCCTACAAGGGAAAACATGGCGACTATGAACGGCTCAATTATGAACCCCGCAAAAAAATGTGCAGCCCCGCCTGCAAACTGGGTGCATCCTTGCAGGTGCCGGTATATAAATTCCTGAAAGAACCGCTTACCCGCAAATACGGACAGGAATTCTATGACGTACTGGACCAGATCGCCAACCGAAATCAAGACAACAAGGAGCAGTAA
- a CDS encoding ABC transporter ATP-binding protein has product MLNEEALHINALNYGYRGTSRLIIQQLQLAVKQGSRFGLFGPNGAGKTTLMSLMTGLLPYTNGSVRLFGKEVRTNRAFVKNTIGFVPQDFSFYEELSAAENMEFFGAWYGLNNRQVKASISSLLNVMGLSHVAEKPLKEFSGGMKRRVNLAIGVMNNPPILFLDEPTVGVDVQSRNAIVQFLKEINQKGTTLIYTSHQLKEAEDLCTEVALIDGGTIISQGTLEALKQEHGQDGLEGLFLQLTGRAYRD; this is encoded by the coding sequence ATGCTGAACGAAGAAGCTCTACATATCAATGCGCTGAACTATGGTTACAGGGGAACCTCCCGGCTTATCATACAGCAACTTCAGCTGGCCGTTAAGCAAGGCAGCCGGTTTGGACTGTTCGGTCCGAACGGTGCAGGAAAAACAACCCTGATGAGCCTGATGACCGGGCTACTACCCTATACTAACGGCTCTGTTCGTTTATTTGGTAAGGAAGTACGGACCAACCGCGCGTTTGTCAAAAATACCATTGGGTTTGTACCCCAGGACTTTTCATTTTATGAAGAGTTAAGTGCCGCAGAAAATATGGAGTTCTTTGGTGCCTGGTATGGTTTAAACAACCGGCAGGTAAAGGCCTCCATCTCCAGCCTGCTAAACGTAATGGGGTTGAGCCATGTGGCCGAAAAACCCCTGAAAGAATTTTCGGGCGGCATGAAGCGCCGGGTGAACCTGGCCATCGGCGTGATGAACAACCCCCCTATCCTGTTCCTGGATGAGCCCACCGTAGGTGTGGATGTACAGTCGCGCAATGCTATTGTTCAGTTCCTAAAAGAGATCAACCAGAAAGGCACTACCCTCATTTATACTTCTCATCAGTTAAAGGAAGCTGAAGACCTCTGCACCGAAGTGGCGCTTATCGACGGCGGCACCATCATCAGCCAGGGCACACTGGAAGCGCTGAAGCAGGAACATGGACAAGACGGACTGGAAGGATTGTTTCTTCAGCTCACGGGAAGGGCATACAGGGATTAA